One genomic region from Opisthocomus hoazin isolate bOpiHoa1 chromosome Z, bOpiHoa1.hap1, whole genome shotgun sequence encodes:
- the CETN3 gene encoding centrin-3: MSLALRNELSVDKTKKKKRRELTEEQKQEIKDAFELFDTDKDRAINYHELKVAMRALGFDVKKADVLKILKDYDREATGKITFEDFNEVVTDWILDRDPQEEILKAFKLFDDDDSGKISLRNLRRVARELGENMSDEELRAMIEEFDKDGDGEINQEEFIAIMTGDI; this comes from the exons ATGAGCTTGGCCTTGAG GAATGAGCTTTCAGTAGACAaaactaaaaagaagaaaagaagagaactgACTGAGGAacagaagcaagaaattaaagatGCCTTTGAGTTGTTTGATACAGACAAAGATAGAGCAATAAATTATCATGAGTTAAAG GTGGCAATGAGAGCCTTGGGTTTTGATGTGAAAAAAGCTGATGTACTGAAAATACTTAAAGATTATGATCGAGAAGCAACAGGCAAGATCACCTTTGAAGACTTTAATGAAGTTG TGACAGACTGGATATTggacagagacccccaggaagaAATACTCAAGGCATTCAAGTTGTTTGATGATGATGACTCTGGTAAAATAAGTTTGAGAAACCTGCGCCGGGTTGCTAGAGAATTGGGTGAAAATATGTCAGATGAAGAACTACGGGCTATGATTGAAGAATTTGAtaaggatggagatggagaaa TCAATCAAGAAGAGTTCATTGCTATTATGACTGGAGATATTTAG